One stretch of Phaeodactylum tricornutum CCAP 1055/1 chromosome 9, whole genome shotgun sequence DNA includes these proteins:
- the Trx-h1 gene encoding thioredoxin h (thioredoxin h, probably cytosolic, 5 bp micro-exon 'G-TGT-G' encodes first cysteine of 'WCGPC' thioredoxin motif) has product MVKHLESMDDFNTMLETSKTKLVVVDFTATWCGPCKYIGPIFEKLAEENPDIEFVKVDVDEADDVAAHCGVRAMPTFQFFRNGEKIEEMMGADQNKLAALVAKLK; this is encoded by the exons ATGGTGAAACATCTGGAATCGATGGACGACTTCAACACTATGTTGGAGACCTCCAAGACAAAGCTTGTTGTGGTCGACTTTACGGCTACATG GTGTG GACCTTGCAAGTACATTGGACCCATTTTCGAAAAGCTAGCGGAAGAGAATCCGGATATTGAATTCGTGAAAGTCGATGTtgacgaagccgacgacgtcgccgCCCACTGCGGTGTCCGCGCCATGCCCACGTTCCAATTCTTTCGAAATGGAGAAAAAATCGAGGAAATGATGGGGGCagaccaaaacaaacttgcCGCACTCGTGGCGAAGCTCAAGTAA
- a CDS encoding predicted protein, translated as SIFERIGGEKGFRGLSEMFYNFVFDDREATWFLNIFSSSTRAEAIENQYLFFVQTFGGPDLYKQKKGKYTRLVGRHANYNIGPQAADRWVYHMKRALDQNEHLSSDAETREKLHNYFLYMAHYIVIAGE; from the coding sequence TCAATCTTTGAGCGCATTGGGGGAGAAAAAGGATTTCGAGGATTGTCAGAAATGTTTTACAATTTCGTTTTTGATGATCGAGAGGCAACTTGGTTTCTAAATATTTTTTCAAGCAGCACACGCGCGGAAGCCATTGAAAACCAGTACTTATTTTTTGTCCAAACATTCGGTGGTCCTGATTTGtacaaacaaaagaaaggCAAATACACTCGTCTCGTTGGCCGACACGCAAACTACAATATTGGGCCGCAAGCTGCTGATCGGTGGGTATATCATATGAAACGGGCATTGGACCAGAATGAGCACCTATCAAGTGATGCCGAGACCAGAGAAAAGCTTCACAACTACTTTCTTTACATGGCGCATTATATTGTTATTGCAGGCGAG
- a CDS encoding predicted protein, with translation MSSIFPSCLSLPIRRLPSVLRNTTFTAAANDNDDDNEGHDSGLDEVEESEVCILPDLGALRFWSHPHRSLDLTMDRQQGVVWKRRDVFKNRWRPRWFVLQPGQGVLTYYLLTAPVSTAINSIALPLIPDVSSADNDHYRGTRNVATSASLQPTLRNGGGSNARDRVTSWDSAVSENTLDYDVVPRGTIYLLGCTVDVNDALSRPRDNLFAFTIIPPTSMENKIHLAVRTAEGRSAWINKLARVARVGSPPLIRSISIPEEPDHSFEHEDDEHRLLDRENDLREVDSTTDTVWKSVGSRESLYKELPDALANEIEEKLAQFLPICDQGPTVGWKLIFERDEDAAYRKEDPNSGQTMIKSIALLEHPPKQILDILLDIQRRTNFESTFRTGERLRTLNAHTFLDFYAYNAIWPTAAREFAIAMHWQVVGRDDERAICIIGFSCPDAESVKPVEPHHVRGRLIISMYLLRPVGEGQCHLTRLLSFDPMGGINKHLARIVLQQQAGLPAVLGKFLDRHRSVVPFRLTGRLRDDDLIRDVVEHLPKPNSTDAVRGTLDCTTNHSLVLAGSETSRDGIKVDNDDHLPVRGRQAAILIAPLLLYKVCILMGSSWSFPLFCLGVFLAVRQVAIQHLGKVLPHIPLETQIAGPVTCRFSVNLKGILRFIANKKEERTDLRRGTSDVSVVHLVVAAISRALRKEPSLRSKTCTIPWLLIDERVDQSRESVRVSVSENADGVVTLENVDNLSVQEIADEVKKLDSWRDEAQNIGECLVLATPDFDSSNMEIDVTSGCSEVTVVAVIGGVHLERCSQKGRRANDERPRPMLSLSLTISAPYQTQIVAARRFAEEVQKLLQFPEMCDN, from the coding sequence ATGTCATCCATCTTTCCTTCCTGCCTCTCCTTACCGATACGGCGATTACCAAGCGTTCTCAGAAACACCACGTTCACTGCTGctgccaacgacaacgacgacgacaacgagggGCACGATTCGGGACTGGACGAAGTGGAAGAATCGGAAGTCTGTATCTTACCAGATTTGGGAGCCTTGCGATTTTGGTCACATCCTCATCGATCACTTGACCTCACTATGGATCGACAACAGGGAGTTGTTTGGAAACGCCGTGATGTCTTTAAAAATCGCTGGCGACCTCGCTGGTTTGTGTTGCAGCCTGGCCAGGGAGTCCTGACCTACTATCTCTTGACGGCACCCGTTTCGACCGCCATCAACTCCATTGCTCTACCCTTGATTCCTGACGTCTCATCCGCTGACAATGACCACTACAGAGGTACTCGAAATGTTGCTACTTCTGCTTCTCTACAACCAACTTTGCGCAATGGTGGAGGTTCCAATGCCCGGGATCGGGTGACTTCTTGGGATTCGGCCGTCTCCGAAAATACGCTGGATTACGATGTAGTACCTCGCGGGACTATTTATCTACTCGGCTGTACCGTGGATGTGAATGATGCACTTAGCAGACCCCGTGATAATCTTTTCGCCTTTACGATCATTCCGCCAACTTCAATGGAGAACAAAATTCATTTGGCGGTCCGTACGGCCGAAGGACGCTCGGCTTGGATAAACAAACTCGCTAGGGTGGCGCGGGTTGGATCCCCGCCGCTCATCCGATCCATTTCCATTCCGGAGGAGCCAGATCATTCTTTCGAGCATGAAGATGACGAACACCGTCTCCTTGACAGAGAGAATGATTTACGTGAAGTAGATTCAACTACTGATACAGTCTGGAAGAGTGTAGGAAGCCGTGAATCGCTGTATAAAGAATTGCCGGATGCGCTGGCAAACGAAATTGAGGAAAAGCTAGCACAGTTCTTGCCCATTTGCGATCAGGGACCCACCGTTGGTTGGAAGTTGATTTTTGAGCGGGATGAGGATGCCGCGTATCGAAAAGAGGATCCGAACAGTGGGCAGACTATGATCAAAAGCATCGCGTTGTTAGAGCATCCTCCGAAACAAATCTTGGATATCTTGCTTGACATTCAACGTCGTACCAATTTCGAATCCACTTTTCGTACTGGGGAGCGCTTACGGACTCTTAATGCGCACacttttttggatttttACGCGTACAACGCTATCTGGCCCACAGCAGCGCGAGAGTTTGCCATTGCGATGCACTGGCAGGTAGTAGGCCGCGATGATGAAAGGGCGATTTGCATCATAGGGTTTTCGTGCCCCGATGCAGAAAGCGTTAAACCTGTGGAGCCTCATCATGTTCGAGGCCGCTTGATTATATCGATGTATCTACTGCGGCCGGTTGGGGAAGGGCAGTGTCACTTAACACGGCTCCTGTCGTTTGATCCAATGGGTGGAATTAATAAACATTTGGCCCGAATcgttttgcagcagcaagcgGGACTCCCTGCTGTACTCGGAAAGTTTCTGGATCGCCACAGGTCTGTTGTGCCTTTCAGACTTACCGGACGCCTAAGGGACGACGATCTAATTCGAGATGTTGTGGAGCACTTGCCCAAACCAAACTCGACGGACGCCGTTCGTGGAACGCTCGACTGTACAACCAACCATTCGCTTGTTCTTGCCGGTTCGGAGACGTCGAGAGACGGTATAAAAGTGGACAATGATGACCATTTGCCCGTACGGGGTAGGCAGGCTGCGATTTTGATTGCTCCTCTTCTTTTGTATAAAGTATGCATTCTCATGGGGTCTTCGTGGTCGTTCCCTCTGTTTTGCCTTGGTGTATTTCTTGCTGTAAGGCAAGTCGCTATACAGCACTTGGGTAAAGTGCTCCCGCATATCCCGCTTGAGACTCAAATTGCTGGGCCCGTTACATGCCGTTTCTCCGTGAATTTGAAGGGAATTCTGCGTTTCATCGCGAACAAGAAAGAGGAACGAACAGATCTTCGAAGAGGTACTTCCGATGTGTCCGTAGTGCATCTTGTTGTAGCGGCTATATCCCGTGCTCTGAGAAAAGAACCGTCTTTGCGGTCTAAAACTTGTACGATACCATGGCTACTGATTGACGAACGTGTAGACCAATCACGTGAGTCTGTGAGAGTTTCCGTTTCGGAAAATGCAGACGGCGTGGTAACGCTTGAGAACGTGGACAATCTCTCCGTTCAAGAAATAGCTGATGAAGTGAAAAAATTGGATAGCTGGCGCGACGAGGCCCAAAACATTGGCGAGTGCCTCGTTCTTGCCACGCCGGACTTTGATAGTAGTAACATGGAAATTGACGTTACTTCGGGCTGCTCTGAAGTTACGGTTGTTGCTGTTATCGGTGGAGTTCATTTGGAGCGTTGCAGCCAGAAGGGACGCCGAGCAAACGATGAAAGACCCAGACCCATGCTATCACTTTCTTTAACAATATCTGCACCCTATCAAACACAAATAGTTGCTGCGCGGCGCTTCGCGGAAGAAGTACAAAAGCTACTCCAGTTTCCGGAAATGTGTGACAATTGA
- a CDS encoding predicted protein, whose translation PPAGWEDIYALVVELRKDRTAPCDDSGCEALPDRTQTPRDFRFQVLISLMLSSQTKDATVGEAIRSMQKANVLNVESIVAMDASELNSYINKVGFHNNKTKFIKQTVEILKEKFDNDIPPTASIMMELPGVGPKMAYICENVAWNRQTGIGVDTHMHRLFNALNWVKSNTPEQTRVQLESWLPRDKWAEVNLLWVGFGQ comes from the coding sequence CCTCCGGCTGGATGGGAAGACATCTACGCGCTAGTGGTGGAATTGCGAAAAGATAGGACAGCGCCCTGCGACGACTCGGGATGTGAAGCCTTACCCGATCGTACGCAGACTCCCAGAGACTTCCGGTTTCAGGTCTTAATTTCTCTCATGCTGAGTAGCCAGACAAAAGATGCGACTGTAGGTGAAGCCATTCGGAGCATGCAGAAAGCTAATGTTTTGAACGTAGAAAGTATTGTTGCAATGGACGCATCGGAGTTGAATTCGTACATTAACAAAGTGGGTtttcacaacaacaaaacaaaattCATCAAGCAAACCGTGGAAATACTTAAAGAAAAGTTCGACAACGACATTCCGCCTACAGCATCAATCATGATGGAGCTTCCTGGAGTTGGCCCGAAAATGGCGTACATTTGCGAGAACGTTGCATGGAATCGGCAGACCGGAATAGGCGTCGACACACACATGCATCGTCTCTTTAACGCTTTAAATTGGGTCAAGTCTAACACTCCTGAACAAACGCGTGTCCAGCTCGAATCCTGGTTACCGCGAGATAAATGGGCTGAGGTCAATCTGCTGTGGGTGGGTTTCGGGCAA
- a CDS encoding predicted protein, translated as MAENSRRKLLIHFSAIGSTLATLPSSSEALFTPKDRRQLEVCLVNVLRVVYWSQNIAITLQSADDSSDTKRAKYLEARLGAKAALTGKVGGGASGKVYTLASLRLPSCLEDLEYYARPQSRQVADLRRDFYEGLAAVVEFDGLDTLTDPSPRSSLTLGQVNEQKVLFVQRMLAERVVPIGQQLVASFPAESVQQAHVFMQQYYSSELPLAQKRDGEELATA; from the coding sequence ATGGCAGAGAATTCAAGGCGGAAACTTTTGATTCACTTCAGCGCCATTGGATCTACGTTGGCTACGCTTCCGTCGTCTTCAGAAGCGCTATTTACGCCAAAGGATCGTAGGCAACTGGAAGTCTGTCTAGTCAACGTACTACGCGTTGTCTATTGGTCCCAGAATATTGCAATTACACTACAAAGTGCCGACGACTCTTCGGACACCAAACGTGCCAAATATCTTGAAGCCCGACTGGGTGCCAAGGCCGCTTTGACAGGCAAAGTTGGTGGTGGGGCCTCGGGAAAAGTCTACACGCTGGCAAGCTTACGGCTGCCGTCGTGTTTGGAGGATTTAGAGTATTATGCACGTCCACAATCACGACAAGTTGCGGATTTGCGGAGAGATTTTTACGAAGGGCTGGCAGCCGTCGTTGAATTTGACGGGCTTGATACTTTGACGGACCCGTCGCCACGATCGAGTCTAACCCTGGGACAGGTCAATGAGCAGAAAGTTCTTTTTGTGCAGCGCATGCTCGCCGAGCGCGTCGTACCTATTGGACAGCAGCTTGTGGCCAGCTTTCCAGCGGAATCAGTTCAACAGGCCCACGTATTCATGCAACAATACTATTCTAGTGAGCTACCGCTAGCACAGAAGAGAGATGGCGAAGAGTTAGCTACAGCATAG
- a CDS encoding predicted protein gives MEEMNEALAVALSSNGAGSSVRSRGPKPKHPHNQTIQVKIGSHAPQSMTPDQAAEYLKSIANTGGFDGSSSGAGRDVKMTFGKGPTAASLTTELAAAVSSLGGGNILHNYATAADTNAAVGTAIPFGPRRSICGDSEHADFVFSSNSALSTLDFAALAAVGGADLPHKRKDGAPCTEKEMKALMSMFVEIMGLQMKTDQLQPPMHVRGDVLQAFPSQCAPPPSGWPEELLYPALPPTLNDDDSLPDLEEAPVWSFASLGKLTALLEQTPPVPERFNPASGIERLNWDLLERFAMEDALEQEERARKSAKYVSQQQSASRQASQARSEAEAVAKRLDKVFHAWRSKVVSAINVNDVDALEVLLVNSPSVNDERVAKTHWRALAPQLLAKNRQTLPKNRQARVLLATLLGRKSIDLLSEPQRNGRSVLHTACFHGDIALVQALLSSWGSASEGSDEKQKKINVRCQDSGWTPLQYAVASGSMRVVELILQHGADMLVPTNDTHTWKRQGKGGLTAVELTDVIRKQAWSKQIESHGMALPEITKELLSGTEARLYLERLAQIAHRLREVASQGNSIEPLSEKQLSKLEEQVRQQATKTRKPEAGSVTSNDGSLRKQESMASNTPQRSSSKAQKNYAETLPVSKIDTKNITEPVTKSVPEDPMISALIGMGFVRDQIMNGVHACGGMDRATADDVVAWIFGQDTSPAAPDESPKTIEDQPASQISGGIQSRDSLRHARAANAAEVNRLTTLRKAEEERLAAERQAAHREEQRRKNREWNNRQKRQVQTATAADVKRSSGGLEGKALPPRSLSKQISGMPDKGPIPAAMSAMATAPTSTWVNREVRENGNDSSTVNSFNEITTIEIYNNDDATVSTIGSLQARATSIPVPSSQPVAPPGFGLTVPAVPEAMEATHPWGLTPAGVPHLPGNDGPGCFLPPPGLSADLNSMQHPAISGASERQFPMKNDPMAGGSISRSADSFTRFATGNNGTGLLGSHLMSTTNPPVDPSLLFSDSLTGNSFRNNLSQQTCLPPLPSQSFTNGSSFSGPTLPSSLGIGRSGLPNQAAHLDSSFIESISTGDPLLDGASLWGGIDPQSQSPSVLHNLLHEDLNHDGIFPAPQTSEQERSFATWGTNQQQSHANLHLLHQRPTANSHQQPQSLNVASTMQRDNRGRSIW, from the coding sequence ATGGAAGAGATGAACGAAGCCTTGGCGGTAGCTTTGAGCAGCAACGGCGCCGGGAGTAGCGTCCGGAGTAGAGGCCCAAAGCCCAAACATCCGCACAACCAAACGATTCAAGTCAAAATCGGTTCACACGCACCGCAGTCCATGACACCGGATCAAGCCGCCGAATACTTAAAAAGCATTGCCAATACGGGAGGCTTTGACGGAAGCTCGTCGGGCGCAGGTAGGGATGTTAAAATGACCTTTGGCAAGGGACCGACGGCAGCGTCGCTGACGACGGAACTCGCTGCCGCTGTGTCGTCCCTCGGAGGCGGGAACATTCTCCACAACTACGCGACGGCTGCGGACACGAACGCCGCCGTCGGTACCGCCATTCCCTTTGGTCCCAGACGATCTATTTGTGGTGACTCGGAACACGCCGACTTTGTTTTCTCCTCCAACTCGGCGCTTTCGACCCTCGACTTCGCCGCCTTGGCAGCGGTCGGTGGCGCCGATTTGCCCCACAAACGGAAAGACGGTGCACCCTGcacggaaaaggaaatgaaagCGCTCATGAGCATGTTTGTAGAAATTATGGGACTGCAAATGAAAACCGATCAACTGCAACCGCCGATGCACGTTCGGGGTGATGTGCTTCAGGCATTCCCGTCGCAGTGTGCACCACCCCCATCCGGTTGGCCGGAAGAGCTGCTCTACCCCGCGTTACCGCCGACTTTGAATGATGACGACTCTTTGCCGGATCTAGAAGAAGCACCTGTGTGGTCGTTTGCGAGTCTAGGAAAATTGACGGCACTCCTGGAGCAAACGCCCCCGGTACCCGAACGATTCAACCCAGCTTCCGGTATTGAACGTTTGAACTGGGacttgttggaacggtttGCCATGGAAGATGCCTTGGAACAGGAAGAGCGAGCTCGCAAGTCGGCAAAGTATGTGTCACAACAGCAATCTGCGTCGCGACAAGCCTCACAAGCTCGATCGGAAGCCGAAGCGGTGGCGAAACGACTCGACAAGGTCTTCCACGCGTGGCGCTCCAAAGTAGTCAGCGCAATCAACGTAAACGATGTTGACGCGTTGGAAGTCCTACTGGTGAATTCTCCCTCTGTTAATGACGAGAGAGTTGCCAAAACGCACTGGCGGGCTTTGGCTCCACAGCTTTTGGCCAAGAATCGGCAAACCTTGCCCAAGAATAGACAAGCGCGGGTGCTGCTGGCCACTCTGTTGGGACGCAAGTCGATAGACTTGCTATCAGAACCTCAACGGAATGGGCGTAGTGTACTGCATACGGCTTGCTTTCATGGTGATATAGCTCTGGTTCAGGCATTATTGTCATCCTGGGGCAGTGCTTCTGAGGGTTCGGATGAAAAACAGAAAAAAATCAACGTTCGCTGTCAAGATTCGGGATGGACACCGCTGCAATATGCTGTCGCGTCCGGATCAATGCGTGTTGTCGAACTTATACTTCAGCACGGAGCCGATATGCTGGTGCCAACGAACGATACACACACTTGGAAGCGACAAGGAAAGGGTGGTTTGACCGCTGTGGAACTAACCGACGTTATTCGTAAGCAAGCATGGAGTAAACAGATTGAAAGTCATGGTATGGCGCTCCCGGAAATTACCAAGGAACTTTTGTCGGGCACCGAAGCACGGCTCTATCTAGAGCGTTTGGCACAAATTGCGCATCGCTTGCGTGAGGTGGCGTCGCAAGGCAACAGCATCGAGCCACTGTCAGAAAAGCAATTGAGCAAACTTGAAGAGCAAGTCCGTCAGCAGGCTACAAAAACGCGCAAGCCAGAAGCCGGTTCAGTTACCAGCAACGATGGCAGCCTACGCAAACAAGAGTCCATGGCCAGCAATACGCCCCAGAGGTCGAGTTCTAAAGCGCAAAAGAATTATGCTGAAACTCTACCGGTATCGAAAATCGACACGAAAAACATAACAGAACCTGTGACAAAATCTGTACCAGAAGATCCAATGATTTCTGCCCTAATAGGTATGGGATTTGTACGAGATCAAATTATGAACGGTGTTCACGCTTGTGGAGGCATGGACCGAGCAACAGCGGATGACGTTGTGGCTTGGATTTTTGGACAAGATACAAGTCCAGCTGCGCCTGACGAATCTCCGAAAACAATAGAGGACCAACCCGCGTCTCAGATTTCCGGTGGTATCCAATCTCGTGATTCGCTCCGGCATGCGCGAGCCGCTAACGCAGCTGAAGTTAACCGTTTGACAACTTTGCGtaaagccgaagaagaaagactTGCCGCCGAGCGACAAGCCGCCCACCGGGAAGAGCAGCGTCGGAAAAATCGGGAATGGAACAATCGACAAAAGCGACAGGTGCAGACAGCCACAGCCGCGGATGTCAAGAGATCGTCAGGTGGATTGGAGGGTAAGGCCTTGCCTCCGAGATCGCTGTCGAAGCAGATCTCCGGCATGCCTGATAAAGGACCCATCCCGGCTGCCATGTCGGCGATGGCTACTGCCCCTACATCGACTTGGGTTAACAGGGAAGTTCGAGAAAATGGAAACGATTCCTCGACGGTCAATTCGTTTAATGAGATTACAACCATTGAGATCTacaacaatgacgacgcAACAGTATCGACTATTGGGAGTTTGCAAGCCCGTGCTACTTCCATTCCCGTTCCTTCATCACAGCCAGTCGCTCCCCCTGGCTTTGGGTTAACCGTTCCGGCTGTTCCGGAGGCGATGGAAGCAACGCATCCATGGGGCTTGACGCCAGCTGGGGTCCCTCATCTACCTGGAAACGATGGACCGGGGTgctttcttcctcctccagGGCTCTCCGCCGACCTGAATAGTATGCAGCATCCAGCAATTTCAGGAGCTAGCGAGCGTCAATTCCCAATGAAGAATGATCCTATGGCGGGAGGAAGCATTTCCCGTTCTGCGGATTCTTTCACTAGATTCGCGACTGGGAACAATGGCACAGGTCTTTTGGGGAGTCATTTAATGTCCACGACAAATCCACCAGTAGATCCATCGTTGCTCTTTTCCGACTCGTTGACCGGTAATTCCTTTCGGAACAATCTTTCGCAACAAACTTGTCTACCGCCGTTGCCCTCGCAATCTTTCACAAACGGATCGTCGTTTTCTGGTCCGACGTTGCCATCATCTTTGGGTATCGGTCGGAGTGGGTTACCGAATCAAGCCGCTCACCTAGACTCATCATTCATCGAATCCATTTCTACGGGTGATCCCTTGCTGGATGGAGCCTCCCTGTGGGGCGGCATCGATCCCCAGTCACAATCACCGTCGGTGTTGCACAACTTGCTACACGAAGATTTAAATCATGACGGCATCTTTCCAGCTCCGCAAACTTCGGAACAAGAAAGAAGCTTTGCGACATGGGGGACAAATCAGCAACAATCTCACGCTAACCTGCATCTCCTTCACCAACGACCTACAGCTAACTCGCATCAACAACCGCAGTCTCTAAACGTGGCAAGTACTATGCAGCGAGATAACCGTGGCAGGTCCATATGGTAA